In Acidisarcina polymorpha, the DNA window CGAGGGCATGGTCTATTTTGCCGACGAACAAACCGCCGGGCGTGGCCGCGGGGCGCACTCCTGGCAATCCCCGCCCGGCTCCGGCCTTTATGTCAGTATTTTGCTTCGTCCTCGGATTGCGCCCGCGGATGTTCTCTGGCTTTCGCTCGCAGCCGGTCTTGCAGTTCGAGAAGCAGTACATCAAACCACCTCGCTCAAAGCCGATCTTCGCTGGCCCAACGACCTGCTCTTCGGCCGACGGAAATTTTGTGGCATCCTCACGGAACTCAATGCCGAAGTCACCCGAGTTCGCCATCTGGTGATCGGCATCGGCATCAACGTCCACCAGGAAGGCTTTCCCGAAGAGCTTCGCCCACTCGCTACCTCCTTGCAAATTGAAACCGGCAAACACTGGCCCCGCCAGGAACTTCTTGTCGCCCTGCTGAAGGCCATCTCGCGCGAAAGCCACGCTCTCACCAACAGCACCGGCCTTGGCGAAGCCACCCAAAGCATTCTCAATCGCCTGGAAACATCCTCCAGTTGGATCCGCGGCAAGCGCGTCCAGGTCGAAGAAGGCGGTGGCTACACCGGCACCACGGCTGGTCTTGACCGGCGCGGCTTTCTTCTTGTTCAAACAGCGAATGGTCTCCAGACCGTGCTTTCCGGCGGAGTGCGCGAGCTTTAGAATAGGAAGCTCATGCTGTTCGCCCTCGATGTCGGCAATACCAACACCGTCCTCGCGCTCTATAACCTGGAGCTGGATCGTCCCGGCGATCTGGTGGCAAATTGGCGCGTCACAACTCAAAAAACCCAGACCGCCGACGAATTCGGCGTACTCATCTTGAGCCTGTTGTCCCTGCACAAGATCGACCCGGCGGCGGTCACCGGGGTCATCATCTCTTCCGTCGTGCCGCCGCTCGACTCGACCCTGCGCCGCGTCTCCGAACGCTACTTCAAAATCAAACCGCTGTTCGTCGAGCCAGGCATTAAGACCGGGATGCCGCTGCTCATCGACAATCCTGCGGAACTGGGCGCCGATCGGGTCGCCAACGGAGTCGCGGCTTTCGAGCGCTACGGCGGCCCTTGCGTCGTGGTCGATTTCGGCACCGCGACCAGCTTCGACGTGGTCTCCGAAAAAGGGGAATTCCTCGGTGGGGTCATCGCTCCCGGCCTTGG includes these proteins:
- a CDS encoding biotin--[acetyl-CoA-carboxylase] ligase, which produces MIPPRTFEDPFDIPALDSALKSTPFSGNLRYFPTIHSTNTLAMQEAEAGAPEGMVYFADEQTAGRGRGAHSWQSPPGSGLYVSILLRPRIAPADVLWLSLAAGLAVREAVHQTTSLKADLRWPNDLLFGRRKFCGILTELNAEVTRVRHLVIGIGINVHQEGFPEELRPLATSLQIETGKHWPRQELLVALLKAISRESHALTNSTGLGEATQSILNRLETSSSWIRGKRVQVEEGGGYTGTTAGLDRRGFLLVQTANGLQTVLSGGVREL
- a CDS encoding type III pantothenate kinase; translated protein: MLFALDVGNTNTVLALYNLELDRPGDLVANWRVTTQKTQTADEFGVLILSLLSLHKIDPAAVTGVIISSVVPPLDSTLRRVSERYFKIKPLFVEPGIKTGMPLLIDNPAELGADRVANGVAAFERYGGPCVVVDFGTATSFDVVSEKGEFLGGVIAPGLGISADALFSHAARLARVNIKKPAKAIGTNTVTNLQSGIFYGYIGLVDGILERVIDELRATSNSAPKVIATGGLANLIADDSKYITGVDHLLTLDGLRLIYQRNLTQKHAPRARRMKETAS